GAGGAAAAggtatttcatttttattcaaatgCTTACGTTGGTTTCTTTCAGACGAAACATATCATCTGTTTTTTTGTAGATTTGCGCCTGTGTTTTAGGTACAACTTCGATGGAATGTGGACTTTGGTTATTTTAATGGAACACCTGCTTAGTTTTTTGGAGTTGCGTCTGAGTGTCTTCAAATTTAGATTCAGcattatttgaaaatgaaaTGCATACTTGGGTATCTATAATATCAAACTTAAGATGTCTTTTTGAGTTACGATTTTGTTTTCTCTAGTTTAGACACAATATCTCTGTTTATCtagaaaactgaaaatttaATCTTGTTATCTAGTGAGTGGGAGATTTGCTCTGCTTTCTGGAGTTAATTTGGAGTTGTCTCCTGCTTTTATGTTAATTAACACAAATGTTGAATTTGAACAACAGTGAAGGCCTTCCCAAAGGATGACCAAACTAAGCCTTGCAAGTTCACAGCCTTCATGGGATACAAGGCTGGTATGACCCACATTGTTAGAGATGTCGAGAAGCCCGGATCCAGTAAGTGCCTCTCCTTCATTCTTTTTTGTTATTCTTTTCATTTCCATAATTATGCTaatgtaatttttgttttgcttgTATAGAGCTTCACAAGAAGGAGACCTGTGAGGCTGTTACCATCATCGAGACCCCCGCCATGGTGGTCGTCGGTGTCGTTGCCTATGTCAAGACCCCCCGTGGCCTAAGGTCCTTGAACACCGTCTGGGCACAGCACTTGAGCGAGGAAGTGAGGAGAAGGTTCTACAAGAACTGGGCCAAGTCCAAGAAGAAGGCCTTCACCGGGTACGCCAAGCAGTACGAAACCGAGGAAGGCAAGAAGAGCATCCAGTCCCAGCtcgagaagatgaagaaatacGGAACCGTCATCCGCGTCTTGGCCCACACTCAGATCAGGAAGATGAAGGGGTTGAAGCAGAAGAAGGCTCACATGATGGAGATCCAGATCAACGGTGGAACCATCGCCCAGAAGGTCGACTTCGCCTACAGCTTCTTCGAGAAGCAGATTCCCATCGACGCTGTTTTCCAGAAGGATGAGATGATTGATGTGATCGGTGTGACCAAGGGTAAAGGTTACGAAGGTGTTGTTACCCGTTGGGGTGTGACTAGGCTTCCACGCAAGACTCACAGGGGTCTGCGTAAGGTTGCTTGTATCGGTGCGTGGCATCCGGCTAGAGTCTCCTACACTGTTGCCAGAGCTGGTCAGAACGGTTACCATCACCGTACCGAGCTGAACAAGAAGATTTACAGGCTGGGCAAGGTTGGTCAGGAGACGCACACAGCCATGACTGAATTCGACAGGTCTGTagagtttctctctctctgtctctcctGTTTAGGTTTTATGTTACTGATGATGTTTTTGTGGTTATGATAGGACTGAGAAGGATGTGACACCAATGGGTGGATTCGCGCACTATGGTGTGGTGAAGGATGACTACTTGATGATTAAGGGATGCTGCATGGGTCCAAAGAAGAGGGTTGTGACTCTTAGACAGTCTTTGCTCACTCAGACTTCCCGTCTTGCCATGGAGCAGATCAACCTCAAGTTTATCGACACTTCCTCTAAGATGGGACATGGCAAGTTCCAGACAACCCAGGAGAAGAACAAGTTTTACGGTCGTGCCTCTGCCAAGGCTTAAACAAtttgtctttcttttttcttttccagtTTGTATTCTTCGCTCTTTCTTCAGAAAAGCACTCTTTTGAACAATTCGTTGCaattttgtgttttagttatTTTCAGAGTTTGAAACATGATGCATCTtcccctatttttttttttattctcattTTATAGTTTGATAGTGAGTAGGATAAGTTTGGATAAGTTTGATTCTGCAAATTGAGAAAATCATATGAATGAACCAATCTATATTATAGAATTAAGAAATACTGAACGTATTTTTTTTGTCTGCCATTGGTAAGCGTTGGACGTATTTTATTCGTTCACACAAGAGACCGAGAGATGCAACACACAATACATTACAAATACGTTTTATTAGCCAGAGGTCTTTTATTCGTTCACACAAGAGACCGAGAGATGCCACACAATAATACATTACAAATTCGTTTTATCAGACGGTGGTCTTTATTCGTTCATACAATAGACCTAGAGTTGCCACACAATAGAATTTAAAATacgttttattattttcgatCCCGAGAAGTGGTTTTACGCTTTAGGCATCAAAGCTGCGGTGATGTTGTGTCTTAAAACCTTGTAAACCGCTTTCCATCCTTCTTGGGTAGGGTGAATTCCATCCCAGAAGAAAGCAGACTTAGGATCAGCACATACTTTACCATCATCCCCGAGACATGGTATGGACGTGTTTTGAAACGTCGGAATCCCTgcatttccatatatatatatatatattaaagatcAAAATGTTAAAACTTTGGGGGACTATGACATGACCCATGCATATATACTccttgattaaaaaaaattgtttttgtttactttttttacCTGGGATTTCTCCTTTGTTGTTGAAGACAGCCAAGAAGGTATTGTAGTAATCTATGATGGTAAAAGCCGAATGATTGTTCTCCTTGTTAAGCTTGACGACTGATTTCTGCAACAAACCGTTGTGGAATTCTACAAGATCCTGTACAATGACTTTGATAATTAGGGAGCTGTTTGCAATCTTGGGAATGTACCAGAGCGGTGTCAATGATGGTATTGCTATCTTCTTCACTCCCAAGGTGTGGATTTTCCTCAAATTCAGCTCGGTTTGATTCACAACTTgactgatgaatgttttgaaccCCTGAGAAATGCAATagagttaaaatttaaataacaatactACCCAGACTGATCATGGTGCACTGGTTAAAGCTATTAGCCAAGGACGAAGACCAGTTTTCAATTTAATTCACATACTAAACCagtacaaaatttatatatcgACTGcatatctagttttttttttttttaatactgtttactatttttttctttttgttgagaAAAAACTGTTTATTAATCTTACTAATAATTTGGCAGGATCTTTACGATTCGCGAGAATGAAAGTAATATAGTCGTTGCCAGCAACGCTAACGAGAGCGACGGACGAAGAAAGGTCGGATGGAGAGTAGACATTGCCGAGGAGTTGCTCGAAGAGATTGATCTGAGCGGTCATGTTAGGATAATTAGCATAAGTATCGAACACTCCTGTTCCTCCATACGCAAAACTCATTCCGTATTGTAACCTTGTCTTATCCGCGTCATCTTTCTTGGCGTAGGTCACAGGTAATTTTATCCTTAGCAATTGGGCTGTATGGAGGAAACATGTGCCCCATTACAAATATGGAATATCGATGATCAGTCAAATTAACacattaatgaattttaaaagaaaaatacgaCATCGATGATCAGTCAAACAAATTCTACATATAagtcattaaaaatataaatatgcatGGAAGACAGTAAGAGGCTTGAATACAAATTTGTTATATGGGAAACCTCCAAACACAcatttaaatttgaaacaaaGTACGTATTTTCGCTTGCAAGTTTTTCATACGACGATGAAGTGGATTTCCTCACTAAAACTAGAGTCTTCAACTGTCAATAACATTTTTCATCTGAAGTTAATGTAGACAATGTTTAAGCAATTAAGCGTTACGgtccaaattgaaaaaaaaaagaagcttaaATAATAGAGAGGTACCTAGAAAATCGGTGGAGATGTGGCCGTCTGAGAACCTGCCAGAGGGTTTACCCGGATAAGTGATACCGTAAGGGACTGCCCATGCACCCGTACCATCAGGTTTTGTGTTTCCAATATCGACGTAAGAATCTCCAAAGACAAACAATTTATTTCGACCGGAAAACGGATGTTTCTGATTTAAACTCTCAGCTACAACGACACCTCCTGCAAAAAAAGAgtgatatataagaaaatgtaGTCATATGGATTTTAAAGAATCAGTTGCAATGATAACTATATACAATTTTAGTTaccaaagagaagagaagaaaacataaACAGTAACAGCGAGGCCAAGAGTTTCATTATGGAATTGATTTTATTGTTTAGAGACAATCTGGGTGAGATGGGATAAAGGAGTGAAACTTGGATGACTGAAATTTAAGTGTGGTCTCTCTTATTTATAGACCTGCAAACCCGATAATATATTACCAATTTACCATATCCAAATATGTATCCATAGTTCCCTAATATCTATTAAAGTGAAGGGTGGATTGAGGAAATTGCAAATATTTGATCCAAATTAATGATCTTAATTGGAATTACAAAACAGTACAAATGGTTTgatgatataaaattttaacaatatGGTAATATTACTAAAAAAGTTACTAATAATTtacatcagtttttttttttttttgctaaatctGATAGCTAGACTGAAATAAatattatcataaatattttaatcaaacaaaaagtTATCAAATTTAATAGCTAATCAAGATTTAATTTATTCGATCAAATGGTGGTACAGATTGAAGTTAATGATTTCTAACTTGCATTTTTAGGGATTGTTCTATCAAACATTTAAAACGTGTGAGACTAGAAAGAGTATGGTCAAAATGACATATTAGTCCATTTgaatatgaaaacattaaaaacgaACCTCAACTATTGTGAGACGGGTTACAAAATGGATTCAGTCCATTTCAAAAACGAACTTAGAACAATCAGAGACCGATTTTCCTAAAAATAGACGGATTACACCAaagttctaaaaatcggtctagcgCCTCAGCTCCGTAGACGAACCAATTTTCTTAAATTCCAATGTATACCGATTTAGACGATTCAAATCAGTATAAACTGTTCTAATTCAGTTAAAATCAGTTAGAATCAATCTAAATCATCTAATATGTTAAATTAAGAAATAGTGTTAGTATAAATCCAtaaatttgtctaatttttttttgtacatatagttttgataatttatcacaatatttttataattaaactcaaaaactaaaatagctcatataaatataaaatatatataaaataaatcaataattcgtTAGCGCATACACCCCGAATTATCCACCTAGTTGGTAGTTTTCTATAAAGCGCCTAGTTATCGCCTAatgattttttgaacattgaaTTACgctattttttatcattaatctTTAGTCACATTTGAAGCTCTGTTTGTAAATTCTATTACAAAAACATTAAAGAAAACTagaaatcatataattaaatggacatattattctatatattatattttcatcagtataaaacaaataaatgtgCAATACAAACCTTCATGAAAAACCgtacttttaaatttaaacaataaaaatatttttaaattataactcCATGATTAACGAAAGTTTGAATATAgtaatacaattataaaaagtaTGAATTCGGCCATGGGAtataaaccgaaaaccaaaaactGAACCAGAActgaatcagaaaaaaaaacaggctGATATTCACAAATATCAGAACGGTTTATATATCTATTGaaccaaaaaatagaaaaatagattgaaaacataacaaaaaacgAATGGATACAGGATATCTAGAACTAGTTTAACCTCCTGTGCTAAGCACATATAAATTTCATTGTCTTCCAAATTATACGATAATAAAATTGCAATGACTTATCAGTCCTGTTCGGGAatgcgctaggcgctagtcgggcggtcgggttGTGCCTAGCGCCTAaaaaaaatcggggattaatcgaaaattatgcggggcggaatttttagattgtttactatgttataaaacatgttaatctttaattgtgtataacaataatacaattttcatgtttattactgtataaaacacataaatagaatatataaacttaatatagtgtaattttcatcaaaattatgaatatcaatgatatttataaaattttagatcaaataaataaataaaaatattttttaaaataaaataaaataaagaaataaaaaatagattaggcggctaGGCAGTCatttaggcggctaggcggtcatttaaacggtctaggcggaaaaaatcgtatatccaattttttaaaccgatttggcataaatcggggcAGAAGAGTGACGCGTAGAGCCCTggcggccgatttttagaacagggCTTATCAgtaacaaattattattatagttATATATCTTCTAACCTACCGAACACATTGTTATATAAATTTAGTAATAGCTGCCTTTAAACAAAGCGACTTGAGTTgccaaaacaattttttaacattttttttaaagaaatgaagacataataaataactaaatacataTTTACTTGTTACCTGGGTGTATAAAATATACTGcata
This genomic stretch from Brassica napus cultivar Da-Ae chromosome C9, Da-Ae, whole genome shotgun sequence harbors:
- the LOC111210393 gene encoding GDSL esterase/lipase At5g03610; translated protein: MKLLASLLLFMFSSLLFGGVVVAESLNQKHPFSGRNKLFVFGDSYVDIGNTKPDGTGAWAVPYGITYPGKPSGRFSDGHISTDFLAQLLRIKLPVTYAKKDDADKTRLQYGMSFAYGGTGVFDTYANYPNMTAQINLFEQLLGNVYSPSDLSSSVALVSVAGNDYITFILANRKDPAKLLGFKTFISQVVNQTELNLRKIHTLGVKKIAIPSLTPLWYIPKIANSSLIIKVIVQDLVEFHNGLLQKSVVKLNKENNHSAFTIIDYYNTFLAVFNNKGEIPGIPTFQNTSIPCLGDDGKVCADPKSAFFWDGIHPTQEGWKAVYKVLRHNITAALMPKA